In Papaver somniferum cultivar HN1 chromosome 9, ASM357369v1, whole genome shotgun sequence, the genomic stretch TgacatttttttatttctttttcctaATCTAGGGATAGGTTAAAATTGTGATTTCTTGAACAGTTCAGAAATCAGGTGCACCACCACCAAGGATTGTTGCAGTGCGACAATGTATACAAGAgacaaagagattttgatggcTCTATGCGAATATGtggttgatttttcttcttctgtgtATAGATTGTAGATTTTTTTTGGTAGCCTATTTGTAATTTTCTCCCAAACTTTCTTCCCATTTATTAGTCGCCTATTGATATTTTATAGTTTGGTTAACAAGGCATGTAGACATTTCTTGTTTTTTGCATATTTGAATACCAAACAGGTACTGGAACGGCATCAATGAAACTGAACTCAATGCTTACAGGCATTCAAAGTGGTCTTATAGAAAACAATCTAGGTTGGACTGTTGAGATGGATTAAGTTCTTGTTCTCCGTTTCCAATAACCTCCCCAAACTGGCTTATAAAAAACTCCAATCCACCTTGGATGTCAGGTACTCCATATTTAATTTTCTCACAAGCAGTTAATGTTTGAATTATCATTATCCAAATTATATTCAAATGTGGCAATTCCAAGCTAATAGGAGTGGAAGCATCGAACCAATAAAAACCATGTGCTGACCTTTCCAAACTTCGTTTGCATACCTTGTGGAAGTAATTTTATTAGGTCCTCCTACAATTAAAGCTATACTGCATTCACTTTGAGTGTTTGCAGGAGACCCTTGGAAGATGAGATGCTGTTGGTGTTGCGGAATGAAGCTTCTGATGCTTGTAATGCTCGAGTTACAAGGGATCCCGGTGGTTGCTGTCAAATTTGTTAGAGTGAATTTAAGAAGGACAAGAAGGATAGGTATTTGCCGGACATGGAATTGAAGACGAGTGAGAATCAGAAATTGGGTATCAATCCAATTTGGATTTGGTTGAGAACTGATGTGTTGccattgatttgatgatgaaagataacaatggttacataacttgttatagatgcataactttgttatccaaatgcataatttgttatcttTCATTGGTGGTGATGCAGTGTGCAATTGGTGTTGGTTGGATGTATTGTGTGCAGTATTGCGAAAATGaaggtgtgaatagtgatgcataacaggttatgcatctacaaaatttgttgcataagttgttctgcattctcgaaattggttgcataacaacGTTTTgcagctttttttttttgcataacttgttatgcagtccagaaaacggttgtataacacgttatgcaggtacttttttcttagtattgaaaccaacaaaaaataaggctgcataacttgtcatgcacctacaataatatctacacaacatgttatgcatccgaaaatatgactgcataatgcattatgcatcgagaaaaattgctgcacaatcttttatgcatcgagaaaatagatgcataacctgatatgcatccgtaaatatgggatGCAttctgcattatgcatcaatttttttatggacgcactaaaatcaaccaaaacaatggttacataacttgttatagatgcacaactttgttatccaaatgcataatttgttatgcagtgaagaaaatggttgcataattcgttatgcgtttgcataatgtgttatgcatcttttttggtagctgcataatagttatgtatcaagttttcgaaaattttaccTAAAATGATgaccacctccgattttttcgtgaaaaacaaaaatttgatattgttgtttgtactcgttgcgtagctctcttaaaaagatttccaacgatataaaatttgtaaaattccaaggcgcggatttttagatatgttatatccaagttgcgttgccaattatacccctgatgcataacccgtcatgcggatgcataatccgtcatgcagacatttttaataatttcatataattaagggtgtcacgaaaataattatgagtgtcacggtatttaaaattaattatggacctagcaatgagaatattattttttttgggcctgcgcctaagtttcccttttgtcatcttgaatcttgatatgATTAGAGGTCCAACGAATAGTAGCTCATCAATGGTTTGGGCCTCAAAATAGAGTTGCGTCCAAAATTTGAAGTTGTACTTTGTACCCATTTAGAATCTAGCCACCCTCAGTTACACGGACAGGAAAATTAGGTTTCGGGGTTTCTTTAGCCAAGGCGTACCTACTAAGGGAAACGACATATACCAGAAAAGGTAGGGGCATTAACGTAATATGAGAATAAAAACAAGTAAGGAGGCGAAAAATTGTTTAGCTGCTGCTTGTGCTGTAGATCGAACCCTTATATACGAaacgaaagagaaagaagaagagatcaTGATCTAGTGAGAGAAACAAATTTAACACAGAAATTCTAGAGAAAAATATtttaaatataaaagaaaaactcaAAAAGCGGACAATATAAACGAAAACTTATAAAAACGGAGAGAAGAAAGAACCCTAGGTTTATATTTTTGAAAACAAAGGAATACAATGgagaaaagaaatatatagattGATAGAAGAGAGATGAGAGTGAACAATCATGGAGAAGATatacaaggaagaagaagaaaagatatcaTGGGGAACATGGGAAGAACTATTATTAGCATGCGCTGTTAAAAGACATGGAACTAACAACTGGGAATCAGTTGCCaatgaaattaaaaacaaaaaatcctCGTCTAACTTTATCGTAACTCCTCAGAACTGTAAACAGAAATATCATGATCTTCATCAAAGATTTATGGTTAATAGTGAAGATGTTGTCGATTCAGAAATAATCGATCATCATAAAAATGATGGTATGGATGATAATCTTAATCATGATAACAGTAGGATTCCTTGGCTTGATGAGTTAAGAAAACTTCGTGTTGCAGAGCTTAGACGCGAGGTTCAAGAACACGATGTTTCGATTGTGTAATTTCTTTttaactcttttttctttttcttttaattttaagaTCTGATTTTAAATATTATCAATTTTCAATGGGTTCAATTTGATTCACTCTGTTtactgttttttgtttttgttctgaTTCCAGGTCTTTGCAATTGAAAGTAAAGAgattagaagaagaaagagaagaaagctTGAAGGATAAAAATGATTCTGATGTAAAACCAGATCTACTGGAAACCAGAAccaaggaagaggaagaagaagaagatgggaagAAGATTGAAACTGAACCGCCTCGATCCCCAAGTCCGATTGAGATAACCGGTAAACCGGTTCCCGGTGACGAATCCGACCGGGATAATCAGTCATTTAACGAGTCAAATTCTTCAGATCTGAAAGATGGGAAGACTCCAGAAGTTGAAGTCGAGAAACTACTCGAACCGGTCCAAACCGTTACAGAAACAAAGGACCACGTTTTAAATGATAAACCTTTGGGAGAAGATTCGTGTAACGGAAGTTCTGAAACTATTGCTAAAGACTCGGCTGTTCAAGTTGAGAAGAAATCATCAGAAACGACGATCCTTGTTAGACAAACTCGTGAACCAGCCGAGTTATGGGAATCGGCGGCTGAGTCaaaaggtggtgaagaagaaggaACAAAAGAGAGCAGTGACGTACAAAGTTCGGCCAGCTTATCAAGGAAAAATGGACGGAGGAAAATCACTTCGGGAAGTAGTAGCGGTGAAGAACGTGAAACAGAGGAGGTTTCTCCCGCCATCAAACGGATCTCTGTGAAATCAGAACCGTTGCTTGGATTTCTCGAGATGATCCTTTCTCACAAATACGGCTCCATATTCAAGAGCCGGCTCAAAAGCCAggtaatttattaatattttatttaaaaTTTTCAGGATAATCTGATACACGCTCCTCTGTAGTCTGTACACCTTAATAATCGTATACCCAAAAAATCCAAATCTACGGTCAATAGTTTTCGACCATGAAACCAGGGAAGAATATTACTCCAGTTTTTGGTATTTGTTGGAATTAATCGCAACAAAAAACACGTCTAGTTCCagacaaaagaaaaagagagggAGTTTCTTTCCTTTGGCGGAAAATATCGTTTCGAAATAGAACTGAGTTGCTGTCAAATTTTTTGCGCATCACCTTCCTCGAGATTTGCGTATGTTGTTGAGCAATGAGCATCTGTACTCTGTACACTTCGGTAGACCAATAGTAGTAGAAGTTTTTTTCTAATCATATCCTCTTGCAAAAGTTTTAACTTTTAAACTTCCATTTATTTTCTTCCATATTTCTATTTCCATTCGTTGAAGCTTCCTCGATATTTCATTGTATATCTCGCGTAAAGAATCAAATTACAACGTTAAACTGTTCTCTTAGTCTACAAACAGTACGTTTGAGGTTAACTATCTATATTAGTAAATTAATAATACTTCCCTTTTCTTTTGCTTTCATGTTTGCATCCTCTTTTCTATATCATTTTCCATGTAGGCTCATATAATTTCACGGTAGTAATAATATTTTCAGTTCAACGTGTCCCAGTTTAGGAGAGTCATCTGTTCATTCAAATTAAAGGGCAATGTGCATCATTATATGTCATATCCATACTTTCATGACCTGGACTAGCGGGCAGGCAATAAATCTCAGCGGCGTACATGAGCTGAAGAAGTCTTCGGTTTTTTTAGGTTGTAATTACTGACTAAGCTTAAATACTTGCAAGAGACGCATTTTTATTGTATCACATTTATGTCTGTGTTGACTATATTGCTCGAAAGACATCTCCCCTTGGAAAAAGACATTGGTACATGATCGTTATCCAGCTCAACACGTGTCTAAATTCTAGCCCATCATTCTTAaaatctcttttgtgtattttcgtTGTCTTGTATGATTGACAATTTAGTCAATCATCCTTTGACTGGTGGACCATTTTAAATTTTGTTGTTTAATGCAGGAAACAAGGAAGTACAAAAGTTTCATCAGACAACATATGGATATGGAAACTATTCGAACAAGATTGAAACAAGGTCGCTACAGCAGTAGTTGCAGCCAGAAATTCTTCAGAGATTTATTACTTCTCTTTAATAATGCTATCGCTTTTTACCCCAAAAATTCATCAGAATCAGTTGCAGCTACTGAATTACGAGGATTGGTTAGCAAAGAAATGTTGTCAAGATCGTCAGGGTCATCATCATCTCGGAGCCAAAACAACCCCTCACCTGGAGATCCTACTCCACCAAAACTACAGCAATCAACACCACTCATGCCTAAACCCGATCTTGAACTTTCAGATCCTCTCCTACCAAAATCAAAACCAGTTGGTGTAATATTTGCTTGTCGAAAACGCAGCTCAATCTCTGCGAAAGCTGCAAACAGTTCTAAACCAGCTGAACTGAAAGGATCAGATCAGAATGTTGGCGAGGAGAAACCAGTTTTGgctaagaaacaaaaagaaaattcttCTGCAGTGGAAGAACAAATCGTGTTCAGTAAACGAAAAGGAGAAAGATCTGCTTCTGGTATGAGGAGTTCAAGATCGAACCGTAATAACAACACTAACAAAAATAGTCCAAAGAATTCAAATACTGTAAACCTGGATCCAAGTTCAGCTCGGTCTTCAGCCAAGGGTGGCAGCTGTGGTGGAGACGATACTAATTCAGAGACAAGGACAGAGAAAGACAAAAAGAATAACAGTAACAACGCATCAACGGCGTTGACAAATACAGTAGCTAAGAAGAGAAGTGCTGCCAACTTCTTGAATAGAATGAAGACGACTTCTAGTTCGTCCAACAATGGTAAGTTGTTAGAGACGTTAAAGAATTCTTCTTCGGGAAACAACTCCAAAGGAGACAAAGGGTGGAGTAATAAGGAGGAAAAGTATCGAGGTAGAGGTAGTGGTAGTAAGAAAGATGAACAAGTTACGAAGCAGAGTTCATCTAAAAGACAAGCGGCTCAAGGAAGCAGTCCACCTAAGAGAAGTGTTGGAAGACCACCAAAGaaagcaccaccaccacccccgCCCTCATCTTCAAAGAGgacaagagaaagagagaaagaggTTGAACCAGAGGTGAGACAGCCAAGGAAACGAAcaaggagatgaagaagaaaacatttTGTAGTGGCAGTCAGCTGTATATTATGTAGTATTACGTAGCGATTTATTTTTTGGGTTCCCTTCATATTCAAAATATTAAATATTTATAGCTTTCGATTTTGGGTTTGTTTTCCACATAGAAGTACTTCTTTTAGAGTACATCTTTATGAATAATCGTTCTTTCAGGTCATAGTGTCTTTTGTGTCTGTAGAGTGAAAGACGCCACATCCCACCTCCAATGAGTCAAAGCAACGATctatccatgtaagaatgttgtttcacaaaaataaattaaaaatgttGTTTCACAAGCCCAACTGTGATTATGTTAATGCAATGTTTTGGGCTGCAAAGTTGGCAAATATTGTGAAACTTTCAATCTCCGATTCACAGTTTAATTGGCATAATTGCACAGATGACAAGTTTGCCGCCTGAACTTGCCAAAGATGACAAGTCAGGAATGACAATGGCAATTGGTAACTGTCAGATTTATAGACCGATAAAGATGGCAAAATGAAAAAGATAACAAAGCACAACATGATGATTTCGTCAACCTTCAAGCAAGCCCTGAACTTCTCTTCCTACCACAGCCTACAAGAAGTTTACATGAAAGATTGATGAGAGTGAGAGAGGAGGGCACGAGTGATGAGCAGGATATGGTAACTCTTATACTTATGGATGATTTCAAAGTCAAAAACAATTTGGATAGAACCTCCCACTTACCCATGATTTAGTAACATCCAAGTCAGTAATTGAGACATCCCAAGATGAATAAACAACCT encodes the following:
- the LOC113309586 gene encoding uncharacterized protein LOC113309586 translates to MEKIYKEEEEKISWGTWEELLLACAVKRHGTNNWESVANEIKNKKSSSNFIVTPQNCKQKYHDLHQRFMVNSEDVVDSEIIDHHKNDGMDDNLNHDNSRIPWLDELRKLRVAELRREVQEHDVSIVSLQLKVKRLEEEREESLKDKNDSDVKPDLLETRTKEEEEEEDGKKIETEPPRSPSPIEITGKPVPGDESDRDNQSFNESNSSDLKDGKTPEVEVEKLLEPVQTVTETKDHVLNDKPLGEDSCNGSSETIAKDSAVQVEKKSSETTILVRQTREPAELWESAAESKGGEEEGTKESSDVQSSASLSRKNGRRKITSGSSSGEERETEEVSPAIKRISVKSEPLLGFLEMILSHKYGSIFKSRLKSQETRKYKSFIRQHMDMETIRTRLKQGRYSSSCSQKFFRDLLLLFNNAIAFYPKNSSESVAATELRGLVSKEMLSRSSGSSSSRSQNNPSPGDPTPPKLQQSTPLMPKPDLELSDPLLPKSKPVGVIFACRKRSSISAKAANSSKPAELKGSDQNVGEEKPVLAKKQKENSSAVEEQIVFSKRKGERSASGMRSSRSNRNNNTNKNSPKNSNTVNLDPSSARSSAKGGSCGGDDTNSETRTEKDKKNNSNNASTALTNTVAKKRSAANFLNRMKTTSSSSNNGKLLETLKNSSSGNNSKGDKGWSNKEEKYRGRGSGSKKDEQVTKQSSSKRQAAQGSSPPKRSVGRPPKKAPPPPPPSSSKRTREREKEVEPEVRQPRKRTRR